The Macellibacteroides fermentans genome includes the window TAATCTGGTTAAGAAAATCTTTTATACGCAGATGGTTTATGTAAGCGGTATAGCTTTCGTATCCATTGTCCTGTATTACCTGATTCAGGGTTGTACGGTTGGTACAAAGAGCCTGCGCAAGCGTATTAAGAGATAAGTCGGGATCCCGCCAGGCAAAAGTATTTTCCATATAGGCATTCAATCTGTCGATCAGAATTGTGTTCTTCACTTTGGTGAATGATTCTGTACAAGGAGCAGATGGCTCTTCCTCTTTTTGTATGACTGTCTCCGTCACAACGGGTTTTCTTATTAAGCGTACAAACAGTTCCATATAAGCTATATAAAGGCTGCATCCCACACTTACGTAATAGTAAAGTGAACGAATAATTGGATTTTCGAAAGTTAATACAAGAATGTATGCCAATGTATTAAGTGAAAGTGTAAAGACATACTTTCTTATCCATACGTAATCCGTGTTGTTATATCGACGGGTGTATGGGATAAAAAATATAAATAGAATAGGCATAAAGATTAAAAATGCAAGCGTAAAGCGGAAAAGTACATCGAAATTTCCGATATGAGAAACCATATCAAGAAGAGTGTTGTAGGGGGTATATTTTATGTTTGCCCAAAGGGAGATCTTGTATGTAACCAGTATGAAAAGACAGGGAGAATACAGTTTAAGTATCCGTCTAAAATTGAGCCATCCGGGTGAAATGACCTCAATGGGATACATAATGTAACTAATTACCATAAAGATCGCTACTACCAACATCGGGACGGATACTATTAATTGGGGTACTTCTCCGTTTATAAGATTTATGAAACGTGTTGTATAGCTGATGACCGAAAACATAATGATGCAAGAGAGAATGACTCGTGATCGTTCTCCGTCTTTACGACGAAAAAAGAGCAACAGAGAGGCAAGCAGATAGACCAATGCTGCCGAAAAAGTAAAAATTGTAGCTAAATTTATATATTGCATTATTTTTTTATAGTTTTGACGCAAATATATAAAAAAATCTCTTTTGTTAACTAAATATTTAGATTACATATCTCATGAATAAAAAAGGGGGAAATCCCTTACGAGTTTTCCCCCTTAAAATGACTAAATGTGTCCAGACCATTTATCCAAGATACTTTGGTTGCTTCGGTTTAGAGTAAAAAAATCAGTATCTAGAAATTGATGAATCATTTTTTCTGGATTCTTTTCATTGATATCGGCTTTTCATTGGGTATTCGATTCAGTTTTTTGTTATGTGTATTTGATGTGCAAATCTATGGATAACTCATTTACTGCATGTGCTATTTTTACAAATTTGATGTATCAAATTTACAATTTCTGGCATTAAGTTGTAATTTTTGGACTTTTTTATGTAATAAATAGGAACGATATCATACAAAAAGGAAATAGTACATATATTTGAAAATAATTAATAACTTTGCTCTCATCTAATACGAAATTATGAAACGATTATGAACACAAAAGTTTTAAATAGGCTTTACTTTAATAGCAGATCTATTAATTTATTTTTATTTCTCAGCATTTTTTGTTCATTGGGGTTGAATGCTTCAGATAAGTATAATGATAAAAGGGTTAATAATTGTCGTTGGAACTTAAACTCCGAAGGTGGAATTTCATGGATTGTAAACAAGGATAAGTACCCTCATACCGATCATATTGAAATGAGTGGGAAACGGGTGTCGGTTGTATTGCGCTATGGAGTGAATCAAGATCAGGAGTTTGAACTTAATAAGAGCTTGATATGGCCTCTACTTAGAACAATTCCTAATAATACGCATGCAAGTCTGATGCGAAGATTTAATTGGAATCCATTGAATATGGTTCTGGTGAATGGCAAGTCTCTGGATAATGAAAAGGTGGAACAGATTACTTTGGATGGCCTTTTGAGGGTAGAAAGTTTTTTTACTATGGGAGGAAAAGGAAACCTAAAATTAATCAGAGAATATTTTCCATCTGTAGATAAACCTGCTTTAGTTGAACTCTATCGTATCATTAATCCGGAAAAAAGCAGTGTGACTGTAGAAATTCCATCCAGTTTGTCGGTTATAGAAACACTTCGAGATGAAGGTGTAGATGGAAGTTACCGGTTGGCAACAGCAGTTAACCGAAACGGGAGCTATCATTTAGCCGGTGGAGATACATTACTTTTTACAGGATATATCGCTGCGTACAAAATGAATGATCCTATTGAAAAGATTGATGGAGAGGTGGAAAAACAAAAGAGAGTGGAATTAATTAGTTTTTTGAAGAGTAATTTAGTGTTGGAAACCCCAAATGACACCATTAACCGCATGTTTGCTTTTTCGAAAATAAGAGCTTGTGAGAGTATTTTTGAAACAAAAGGAGGACCGCTTCACGGTCCGGGTGGCGAATCATATTATGCTGCTATCTGGGCAAACGACCAGGCCGAATACGTAAATCCTTATTTCCCTTTTGTCGGTTATGCCTACGGAAACAAATCTGCACTGAATTCGTTCATGCATTTTTCCCGTTTTATGAATGAAGAATGGAAACCAATACCAAGTTCCATTATTGCAGAAGGTCTGGATATTTGGAATGGCGCCGGCGATAGGGGAGATGCTGCTATGATTGCATACGGTGCATCCCGCTATGCATTGGCAAGCGGTAAACCGGATGAAGCTGATAAACTTTGGCCATTGATTGAGTGGTGTCTTACCTATTGCAACAGGAACCTTAATAAAGAGGGGGTGGTTCTTTCTGATACGGATGAGCTGGAGAATCGTTTTCCAAGTGGTGATGCAAATTTGTGCACCTCTTCTTTATACTATGATGCTTTACTTTCGGCGGCCTATCTTTGTGATAATATGGGAAAGCCAGCGGTGAGTAAGCGTTACAGGAAACAGGCTGCAATTTTAAGGGAGTCAATTGAAGCTTATTTTGGAGCAACAGTGGAAGGCTTTGATACCTATGCATATTTTAAAGGAAACGATGTGCTCCGCTCGTGGATTTGTATCCCATTAACGGTAGGTATCAATGAACGTGCTGATGCTACGATTAAGGCCCTGTTTTCGCCGCGTTTGTGGACAGAGAATGGATTGCTTACACAAGCCGGAAGCAATACTTTTTGGGATAGGTCCACGCTTTATGCATTGAGAGGTGTTTATACGGTAGGGGCTACTAAACTGGCAACAGATTATTTAAATTATTACTCGAAAACCAGGTTGCTGGGAGAGCATGTCCCTTACGCTATTGAAGCGTGGCCCGAAGGAGGGCAGAGACACTTATCTGCAGAAAGTGGCTTGTTTGGAAGAGTTATAACCGAAGGATTGTTTGGAATCCGTCCCACAGGTTTTAAATCGTTTATAGTTACACCAAGACTGCCGGAAGAATGGGATAGAATGGCTTTAAGGCGGGTAAATGCCTTTGATACAAGCTTTGATATAGAAGTAAAACGTTTGAAAAATAAATGGTTGGAAGTTACATTTATTGAAGGAGGGAAAACCCGGATAAGCAAAATTAAGGATGGTGCATCCTTACAGTGTAAGTTTTAATTAAGGTTGTCTGATAGATTTATTGTATGATCTGTAAAAGTATATAAAATGAAAGAATGCCCAAATTGCCATGAAGAAATGGAAGACAGCTATGATCTGTGTTGGAATTGCAATTACAGTATTATTGAGAAAAAAGTTGTAAAGATTACAGAGACCGAAGAGGGAGACCGTGATATAAATTGCATTCGTTGCAATATATCCCTTAAATACGCAGGGAAATATAAGTTTCACGAAGGAGGTACACCCGGATTCTTTGGCAATTTTTTTGAATTATTTGTCAACCGTGAATCCTTCGAACTGTATGTATGTCCCCGGTGTGGTAAAGTAGAATTCTATACTTCTGTTTGAGAAATAATTAAACTGTTTAAGCCAGGATTTCAATGTAGTTGCCTTCCGGGTCAAGCACAACACTTTCGTAGTATCCATCACCTGATGTTCTGGGTTCTCCTTCAATAACGTAGCCATCCTTACGGAAACGCTCGGTAAGGGTGTTTACAGTCTCTTTGCTACCTACGCTGATGGTAAGGTGGGCAATACCCATTTTAAATCCTCTTTTTGAAAGATTATCTGCTATTTCCGGCCGATGCATTAGCTCGATGCGACATCCACTTTCGTTGAATGTAATAAAATAAGAGGTAAACTTCTTTTGCGGATTGAAGTATTTCTCTCCTGAAGTAGTATTAAAGTAGGTAAGATAAAACTGTCTCATTTTATCTATATCTTCTACCCATATTCCAATATGATCTATTTTCATGGCTTGTTTTTTTACGGATTGTGGTTATCCCTTGAACAAAGATAGGAGCAAGAGTTTGAATAAACAAAGATATTGCTTTTTATTATTTTGTACCTTTGCTTACGATAAGTAAACTATTTAATCCTAAAAAAAGAGAAAATGCAAATGAAATTTATATCACGAAAGCATGTAACCCTGCTTGTTATGAGCTTGTTACTTGTCTCGTCTTCGTATCAGGCAAAAGCACAACAAGGCTTTGTGCATGAAAGCTCTACCGAATATCAATGGCCCGAAGAAAAAGGTGTTTTAAAGAAATTGGATGCCTGGCAAGATCAGAAATTTGGTGTACTGTTTCATTGGGGGTTGTATTCCATTCCGGGTATTGTTGAATCATGGTCTATCTGTTCTGAAGATGTTGACTGGATTCCAAGAGATAGTACAATTGCATATGAAGATTACAAAAGAGATTATTATAATCTGATTCATAAATTCAACCCAACAGAGTTTAATCCGGATCAATGGGCCGAAATTGCTAAAGCGGCAGGAATGAAATATATGATTTTTACGACTAAACATCATGATGGATTTAATCTGTTTGATACAAAGCAGACAGATTTCTCTGTTATGAACAGTGCATTTAAGGATAATGCCAGAGCCAATGTTGCCAAGTATGTGTTTGATGCATTCCGAAAAAAGGATTTTATGATTGGTGCCTATTTTTCGAAACCCGACTGGCACAGTGAATATTATTGGTGGCCCAGATATGCTACTCCCAACAGAAATGTAAATTACAAAATAGAAAGACATCCTGAGCGTTGGGAGTCATTTCAGAAATTTACCTATAATCAGATTGAAGAGTTGATGAGTGGGTATGGATCTTTCGATATCCTTTGGCTAGATGGAGGTTGGGTTGCTGCTCCAAGACAGGATATTAAAATGGACTCAATTGCAAAAATGGCACGTTCGCATCAGCCGGATCTGCTCATTGTTGATCGTACCATACATGGAAAATATGAGAACTATCTTACCCCGGAGCGGGCTATTCCCGATAAACAATTACCATTTCCATGGGAAAGCTGTATTACATTAAGTTCTGATTGGGGATGGGTGCCGAATGCTAAGTTTAAATCGGCCAACGATGTAATAGCTCTTTTAGTTGAAGTAACAGCAAAAGGAGGAAGTCTATTGTTGGGCGTGGGCCCAACACCAACTGGTATTATTGAGCCAGAAGTAGAAAGAATTTTACGTGAAATCGGAGGGTGGTTAAAAGTTAATGGTGAGGGAATTTATAACACCCGTATTACCCCTGTTTACCACGCAAGTAATGTTTGGTTTAGCGCCAGTAAGGATGGATCCAAACTTTATGCACACTACATCCCATCCAAAGATACGGATATGCCGGATACAATTGAGTGGGAAAATAATATTCCTGCAAAGAATAGTTCAGTCTTATTACTTAAGACCGGCGAAAAGTTGAAATGGAGCCGTAACGGAAATAAAATAAAGGTAAATTTGTCTCGTAAAGCCAAACAACTTAATGAACCTCTGGTCTTTGTCTTTAATATAGAGAAAAAATAACCGGATATAATCTAAATGAATTAAATTGTATCCTGGTTGGAACTTGTTAGCATAAATATACTTCATCCAGAAGTATAGACTAAAAAAAAGGACAGAAGCGATGGTATGACTCATCACTTTTGTCCTTTTTATTGACTCTTATTTTTTTTATGGCGGAAAGTCCTAACTAATATAGATTAAATGAATTCAGACTATATGAGAAAACGTTTATTCCTCAGACTTAACAAGGGTATATAAGTAGGCTGTTTTTGTACAGTCTTGAATTGCAAGTGTATCTCCCTTTATATATACCGGATAGGCTGGATTTGTTTCATAGAAAGCATCCATTAGGAATGCTTCGTAGCCTGCTCCTGTGTCGGATTTACGCCAGTTCAGCTTACCTGGTTCACTTTTTCCATCTTCAATCCAGATGTAATTGTCGCCGTCAAATTCAATGTATGTGTTTTCGAATTCACATAATTGGCTGTTGTTTTTACCACTAATCAGTTCCCACTTACCCTTTACTAGATCTTTTATTTCAGGAAGAGATTTGTCTAGAAGACTCGTGTTAACAAGCTGCTTTGCCTTGTCTGAGTTTGTTTTATCTTCAGGTTTCATCTGGCAACTTACACAGGAAAAGGATAAACAGATTAATAAAGAATTTACCGCAACTTTCAGGATAGTCATACTTATTAATATTATGTTATAATTACTTCCCAAATTTATATATTTATTATTTTTTAATCAATATCCTGTGCGTATTCTTTAGGCTTATTACACAATTATGTTCCAATGCTTCTATCTTGTATATTGAATCATTACTTTTGTATCTTATTAATGAATGAACATACATGGAGCAGACATTGATTGAGATTAAGGGAGCTGTTCCCCGAATCGAATACCTCAGGTATACAGAACCGGTTTCCTGGCAGATAAATGAAGGTCATCATTGGGCTATTGTCGGGCCAAATGGAAGCGGAAAGACAGTTCTGACAGATATGCTTATCGGAAAATATGCTTTGAAGTTGGGTGAGGTGAGCTGTATTGACAGAAATGGAGCTAATTTAGCTGTCTCCGCTGTTGTTAAAAGTGTTGCCTTTAGAGATATCTATAGCTTAATTGATGCCGATACCAGTTTTTATCAGCAGCGATGGAACAAAGGGATTGAACAGGATGTGCCGATAGTGAAAGAGCTTGTTGGCAAGGCAGATCAGAAGTGGCTTGACGAATTGGTGGACTGGTTCGGGATAGAAGATCTATTGGAAAAAGAAGTAAATCTTCTTTCCAGTGGAGAGTTGAGGAAGTTTTTGATTGTTAAATCTCTGCTTACTAATCCTAGGGTGTTGATTCTTGATAATCCATTCATCGGATTAGATGTATCATCACGCAGTGTCTTAAACAAATTGTTGATTCGTTTGTCGGAATTAGACAATTTGCAAATCGTATTGGTTTTGTCTGATCCGGCCGATATCCCTGATTTCATTACGGATGTACTGCCAGTTAAAGATAAAAAGCTTTATCCCGCTTTATCGGCAACCGAATTTATTAGCTCTATTGATTTGCAAGATCATCTGTTTCCACCCCGGCACTCTGCATTGTCTCATATTCCCGGGTTAGGTTTGCGGGAGCAGGACCTTAGTTACGAAAATGTGGCGGTTTTAAATAATATAAATATTAAATATGGATCACGTTCAATCTTAAAAGATTTGAACTGGACAGTAAAAAAAGGAGATAAGTGGGCCTTATTAGGACCGAATGGTTCCGGTAAATCAACCCTGCTCAGTTTGATATGCGGCGATAATCCGCAGGCTTATGCTAATGATATAACATTGTTCGACAGGAAAAGAGGATCCGGAGAAAGCATTTGGGATATTAAAAAACGGATTGGATATGTATCGCCTGAAATGCATATTTATTATCAACAGAATACGAAATGTGTGGATGTGGTTGGTTCCGGTTTTTTTGATACAATCGGGCTATACAGAAAGTGTTCTTCTCAACAGGAAGATATGGCAATGGAGTGGATGAAGCTTCTGGATGTATCTCATCTTAGAGATATAGCCTTTCAGCATGTGTCTTCAGGAGAACAACGTTTGCTTTTATTTGCCAGAGCGATGGTTAAAAGACCTGAGTTGCTTATTCTTGACGAACCCATGCATGGACTGGATATTGTAAACAAAAGAAGGATTAAGAGATTCATCGAATCGTATTGCAGTGAGCATATTACACTCATTTATGTAACGCACTATCAGGATGAACTTCCGGATATAATTGACAAGCAGCTCGTCTTAAAAAAGCAACAGTGAGATAATTCTGCCTTATCCAATCCATGTAGCCTTGTGCCATAGCGATTCCAGGGGGCCTTGTTTATGTACATGTAGCCACCAGGTGCTGAAGATGCCTTGTAAGATTGCCAGGCATATTCCGATAATTAAACAGTGTGTTGCACCGGTAAATTGGTACATGCCTAAACCGAAACCATAGTAGATAAATGAACCAAGTATGGATTGGATAATGTAGTTAGATAGACTCATCCGGCCGATTGGGGCTAAAAGATTTAAGGCTTTATTAAACAATGAGGTCCGATACAATAATACAAAGGATGACACTAAAAAGATCATAAATGCCAGATTAGCCCAGGAAGATAGTATCACACTAAGCGGCCTGATAAGCGCTTCGCTGGTATACCAGGTGCCAACATTGGTTTTAGCTTGATAAAGAGGGATGAAAGCAACAAGGGAGATAACAAGAGCTTTTTTCCAAAAACGGATGTTGCTGTCCGATTCTTTAAATAAACCTTTGCGCCCGGCCAGCATTCCTAGCATAAACAGTGAAAGTGTCTGAAATACCCTTCCGTTTTCCCACGACCAGTTGAATACTGCCGGTCGCCCGTTGGTTAGATTGCCAACAACAGTATCTATAAAAGAGTCTTTTGGAATATATTCACCCATTTTGCCGAAATAAGCCCATGATGCCGGATTAGCCGGAGTAACTTCCGGATGCTGTAGGGCACATGCGAAGTTTATCCATTCATAGGGCTGAAGCATAAGTAAAGTGGCAATAATAAGCACCCAAGAGTCTTTTAATTTTGCAACCGGTATCAGTCCGAAACCGATTATTGCATATATGGTAAGTATATCTCCCTGATAAAAAGCGGAGTTGATAATTCCAAAACCCAGCAGGAGTATCAATCGCCAGGCAAATCTACCTCTGAAATCCTTTCCTTTTTTTGCTTGGTTATCAGACTGAATAAAGAATGTTAATCCAAACAGTAATGCAAATATAGCATAGGATTTACCGGCAAATAAGAAAAAAAGTACATCCCATACCTGTTTATCAAGTGCTTTCATCCACGGCGAAAGATTTTCAGGAAGGAAATAATAATCGAAATGCTCCAGGTTGTGAATAAGCATTATAGAAATAATAGCAAAACCGCGTAAGGCATCAACCACATACAGTCTGGACGAATTCTGATTTATCAACATGTTTTTATCTTTATACCAATGTTTTGCCGTTTACAGCTCGTTGCAAATAAATTTGACGAACAATCTGCTTTAGATAAACAGCCTGTTTTTTTGTTTTTTAAGCTGGCAAAATTAATGACAATTACATAGATGTATGCTCGTTTATGTATGTTGTTCAGCAACTTTCTGATGAATATTTAGATACGAAAACGGCATGCACGGCTCTCACGAGCCAGGCATGCCTGATTTTAACCATATTAATCCTAACCTACTTAATAAAACCAAAACCAATTATTTGTTTTGAACCATGTAAAATGTAATGTATTATCAACTATTATTAAAAATGTGTTGCCTCACGGCAAGATTGAGTTTTATTCTATTCCAGTTTCCAAGGTTTCCTGTATTCGTAATGAAGCAATTTATTGGCTGCCTCGCAATTGGTGATCCGTTCGTTTACCGGATCCCAGATAATCCGCTCTTTTACTTCCAGCGCGATATTTGCCAGCAGGGCAAATGAGGACGAGCGATAACTTTGTTCGATAGACGATACAGGTGTATTTCTAGTCTTTACGCAGTTGATGAAATCGGTTATATGATTGTATGTCCAGTCTTCTTTGGGCATATTGAATTCTTCTTTCTCGAATGTTTGTTTCCAGTCGGCGAACTGTCCCGGTGTAGCCGGATAGTATCTGTACCCGTTGTCGCTTATATACAGACTTCCCTTTGTGCCGATAATCTCGATATTGCCATATTTCAACCCAGGTACGCTGGTTGTTTCGCAAACCCGGAAGTTAAATAGTTTACCCGAGGCAAATTCGTACGTAATATCCATGTTTTCGGGTATGGTACGGTCGTCTCTGATGATATGATTCGTACCTACGGCAGTTACTGCTACCGGAGCTTGCTCCCCGATCAGCCATTGAACGATGTCGATGTAATGCGATCCGTTATTGGCTATCTGTGAAGAATAGTCTTTCCACCAACGGAACATATAGGGCGCAATATTGTATTGGAAGTCGCGGTATGCCCTCGGACCTAACCATGCATTCCAATCGAAATCCTTCGGTGGCATTTCTGGTTTCATATTGCCTATACCGTTGGGTGTCATATTGCTGTAATAGTGCGAATTGATGACCGAAATCTCGCCCAGCTTTCCGCTCTGGATCAATGCCGGTATTTTATTATAAAGAGCTGCGCAGCGACGCATGTAACCAACGCTTACTACTTTCTTAGTACGGTTTACCGCATCAACAATCTTTCTGCCCTCGTATATAGTCATGGACACAGGCTTTTCAAGATAAACATCTTTACCCGCATTTACCGAGTCTATTGCCTGCAAAGCGTGCCAATGATCAGGGGTGGCGATACATACCGCGTCCACGTTTTTATCGTCCAGCAGTTTGCGATAATCTTCGTATAAAGCTATCTCTTTGCCAAAATTCTCACCCATTACAGGAACCGGCCTTCCCTTAGGAAGAAAAAATCGAGGATCAACCAGGCTGCGGTTTCTGGAAAGATAAGGCTTATAAATATCACACAGAGCAGTAACCTTTACATCCGGGTTTTTCATAAACGAATGTAGCAGCTGGGTTCCTCTGTTGCCGATGCCGATAAAACCCATCCGGACTCTGTCGTTCGCTCCCATAATGTTTCCCTTTACGTCGATGGTAGGAAAACCTACTCCCAGAATGCCTGCTGCCGCAAGTGTTGATTTTTTTAGAAAATCGCGTCTGTTTGTTTTATTTTTCATGCGTATATCAGATTAAGCAATTACAAGTCTTTTTCGATATTGCAAATGTAGGGCCTTAAACGATTCAATATCCCTCAATTTGCGTATAATACTCCTCATATTACGTAAATGTTACAAGGCTATATCTCTATCTATTAGATTATTGACGCTAAATGAGGGCATCTGTTCGCAAATTGAGTAAACAATCCCCGGGGCAAGTGATAGTTTTGTGCAAGTTCTTTTATTACGAAATAAATACTATGTCTAAAATGAAGACCCGAAGGGAATTTTTAAAAAACAGTCTGCTTGCCGTGGGGGCGGCTTGTGCATGTAAACCCGAAATCCATTTTGCTGCCACAACCCGTTTGCCATCGCTTAAGGATATTCATATAGTAAATGTAGATGCAGATTTTGAGCGCGAACCGCTAATCAGACCTTTTGGATTTAAAGGAGGAGCCTTATCCGAACTTTGGCAGGTGGCCAGTTACCTGGAAAGTGATTCCGGCCAGCATGGCATCGGACTTTCAACTCAAAGCGTGTTATGGTCTGATGCAAAGATATTTTCCTCTCATTCCGAAAGTGGTGGCAACTCCCTGATGTATACCCTTACCGAGAAGGCCATCCAGTTGCTCCGCGGACGATCGTTTCGTACACCGATTGACCTGCTGGATGCCATTTACCCCGAAGTACTGGCATACGGAAAAACAATCACATCCAATCCGGATCTGCGTAAAACATTTGTGTTGAATGCCCTGGTGGGGATAGACAATGCCGCATGGTTATTGTACGCGCGCGAGAACGGATTCTCCACTTTTGATGAGATGATTCCGGCTATTTATAAGGATACCTTTTCCAGCAGGCACGATAAGATTGCATCCATCCCTCTTATACCTTATAATATTCCGCTTCAGGAGGTAGAGGCTACAGCCGAACAGGGCCACTTTTTTATGAAAATAAAAATCGGTCAGGCCGGATCGCAAGCC containing:
- a CDS encoding AraC family transcriptional regulator, which produces MQYINLATIFTFSAALVYLLASLLLFFRRKDGERSRVILSCIIMFSVISYTTRFINLINGEVPQLIVSVPMLVVAIFMVISYIMYPIEVISPGWLNFRRILKLYSPCLFILVTYKISLWANIKYTPYNTLLDMVSHIGNFDVLFRFTLAFLIFMPILFIFFIPYTRRYNNTDYVWIRKYVFTLSLNTLAYILVLTFENPIIRSLYYYVSVGCSLYIAYMELFVRLIRKPVVTETVIQKEEEPSAPCTESFTKVKNTILIDRLNAYMENTFAWRDPDLSLNTLAQALCTNRTTLNQVIQDNGYESYTAYINHLRIKDFLNQIKAKQPVNFQDAFFDAGYRSRATALRNFRLITGMTPSEYFQKDQQ
- a CDS encoding glucosidase family protein, with the translated sequence MNTKVLNRLYFNSRSINLFLFLSIFCSLGLNASDKYNDKRVNNCRWNLNSEGGISWIVNKDKYPHTDHIEMSGKRVSVVLRYGVNQDQEFELNKSLIWPLLRTIPNNTHASLMRRFNWNPLNMVLVNGKSLDNEKVEQITLDGLLRVESFFTMGGKGNLKLIREYFPSVDKPALVELYRIINPEKSSVTVEIPSSLSVIETLRDEGVDGSYRLATAVNRNGSYHLAGGDTLLFTGYIAAYKMNDPIEKIDGEVEKQKRVELISFLKSNLVLETPNDTINRMFAFSKIRACESIFETKGGPLHGPGGESYYAAIWANDQAEYVNPYFPFVGYAYGNKSALNSFMHFSRFMNEEWKPIPSSIIAEGLDIWNGAGDRGDAAMIAYGASRYALASGKPDEADKLWPLIEWCLTYCNRNLNKEGVVLSDTDELENRFPSGDANLCTSSLYYDALLSAAYLCDNMGKPAVSKRYRKQAAILRESIEAYFGATVEGFDTYAYFKGNDVLRSWICIPLTVGINERADATIKALFSPRLWTENGLLTQAGSNTFWDRSTLYALRGVYTVGATKLATDYLNYYSKTRLLGEHVPYAIEAWPEGGQRHLSAESGLFGRVITEGLFGIRPTGFKSFIVTPRLPEEWDRMALRRVNAFDTSFDIEVKRLKNKWLEVTFIEGGKTRISKIKDGASLQCKF
- a CDS encoding VOC family protein, translated to MKIDHIGIWVEDIDKMRQFYLTYFNTTSGEKYFNPQKKFTSYFITFNESGCRIELMHRPEIADNLSKRGFKMGIAHLTISVGSKETVNTLTERFRKDGYVIEGEPRTSGDGYYESVVLDPEGNYIEILA
- a CDS encoding alpha-L-fucosidase; protein product: MQMKFISRKHVTLLVMSLLLVSSSYQAKAQQGFVHESSTEYQWPEEKGVLKKLDAWQDQKFGVLFHWGLYSIPGIVESWSICSEDVDWIPRDSTIAYEDYKRDYYNLIHKFNPTEFNPDQWAEIAKAAGMKYMIFTTKHHDGFNLFDTKQTDFSVMNSAFKDNARANVAKYVFDAFRKKDFMIGAYFSKPDWHSEYYWWPRYATPNRNVNYKIERHPERWESFQKFTYNQIEELMSGYGSFDILWLDGGWVAAPRQDIKMDSIAKMARSHQPDLLIVDRTIHGKYENYLTPERAIPDKQLPFPWESCITLSSDWGWVPNAKFKSANDVIALLVEVTAKGGSLLLGVGPTPTGIIEPEVERILREIGGWLKVNGEGIYNTRITPVYHASNVWFSASKDGSKLYAHYIPSKDTDMPDTIEWENNIPAKNSSVLLLKTGEKLKWSRNGNKIKVNLSRKAKQLNEPLVFVFNIEKK
- a CDS encoding ATP-binding cassette domain-containing protein, which gives rise to MEQTLIEIKGAVPRIEYLRYTEPVSWQINEGHHWAIVGPNGSGKTVLTDMLIGKYALKLGEVSCIDRNGANLAVSAVVKSVAFRDIYSLIDADTSFYQQRWNKGIEQDVPIVKELVGKADQKWLDELVDWFGIEDLLEKEVNLLSSGELRKFLIVKSLLTNPRVLILDNPFIGLDVSSRSVLNKLLIRLSELDNLQIVLVLSDPADIPDFITDVLPVKDKKLYPALSATEFISSIDLQDHLFPPRHSALSHIPGLGLREQDLSYENVAVLNNINIKYGSRSILKDLNWTVKKGDKWALLGPNGSGKSTLLSLICGDNPQAYANDITLFDRKRGSGESIWDIKKRIGYVSPEMHIYYQQNTKCVDVVGSGFFDTIGLYRKCSSQQEDMAMEWMKLLDVSHLRDIAFQHVSSGEQRLLLFARAMVKRPELLILDEPMHGLDIVNKRRIKRFIESYCSEHITLIYVTHYQDELPDIIDKQLVLKKQQ
- a CDS encoding DUF418 domain-containing protein, coding for MLINQNSSRLYVVDALRGFAIISIMLIHNLEHFDYYFLPENLSPWMKALDKQVWDVLFFLFAGKSYAIFALLFGLTFFIQSDNQAKKGKDFRGRFAWRLILLLGFGIINSAFYQGDILTIYAIIGFGLIPVAKLKDSWVLIIATLLMLQPYEWINFACALQHPEVTPANPASWAYFGKMGEYIPKDSFIDTVVGNLTNGRPAVFNWSWENGRVFQTLSLFMLGMLAGRKGLFKESDSNIRFWKKALVISLVAFIPLYQAKTNVGTWYTSEALIRPLSVILSSWANLAFMIFLVSSFVLLYRTSLFNKALNLLAPIGRMSLSNYIIQSILGSFIYYGFGLGMYQFTGATHCLIIGICLAILQGIFSTWWLHVHKQGPLESLWHKATWIG
- a CDS encoding Gfo/Idh/MocA family protein, with the protein product MKNKTNRRDFLKKSTLAAAGILGVGFPTIDVKGNIMGANDRVRMGFIGIGNRGTQLLHSFMKNPDVKVTALCDIYKPYLSRNRSLVDPRFFLPKGRPVPVMGENFGKEIALYEDYRKLLDDKNVDAVCIATPDHWHALQAIDSVNAGKDVYLEKPVSMTIYEGRKIVDAVNRTKKVVSVGYMRRCAALYNKIPALIQSGKLGEISVINSHYYSNMTPNGIGNMKPEMPPKDFDWNAWLGPRAYRDFQYNIAPYMFRWWKDYSSQIANNGSHYIDIVQWLIGEQAPVAVTAVGTNHIIRDDRTIPENMDITYEFASGKLFNFRVCETTSVPGLKYGNIEIIGTKGSLYISDNGYRYYPATPGQFADWKQTFEKEEFNMPKEDWTYNHITDFINCVKTRNTPVSSIEQSYRSSSFALLANIALEVKERIIWDPVNERITNCEAANKLLHYEYRKPWKLE
- a CDS encoding enolase C-terminal domain-like protein, translated to MSKMKTRREFLKNSLLAVGAACACKPEIHFAATTRLPSLKDIHIVNVDADFEREPLIRPFGFKGGALSELWQVASYLESDSGQHGIGLSTQSVLWSDAKIFSSHSESGGNSLMYTLTEKAIQLLRGRSFRTPIDLLDAIYPEVLAYGKTITSNPDLRKTFVLNALVGIDNAAWLLYARENGFSTFDEMIPAIYKDTFSSRHDKIASIPLIPYNIPLQEVEATAEQGHFFMKIKIGQAGSQAEMLEKDKMRIREIHQTIGHKRNPYTKEGRVVYYLDANGRYEQKDTFLKLLDYTKKIGAYDRIAIIEEPFPEEMECDVTDIPVRLVADETAHTDQDALKRIQMGYRAIALKPIAKTLSMTMKIAKLAQEHQVPCFCADLTVNPILVEWNKNVAARLQPFPGLGNLSLLESNGSLNYLQWDKMMDYHPQKSKKWVNPINGLYHVDDDFYKTSGGIFDSIPHYETLFAGKKKIMSK